Proteins found in one Terriglobia bacterium genomic segment:
- the trpB gene encoding tryptophan synthase subunit beta, with translation MQPGNSESLPLPDQRGHFGPYGGRFVPETLMEPLLELEAAFRQARLDPTFQAELDGLLRDYSGRPTSLTRACRLASHLGRCLVYLKREDLNHTGAHKINNALGQILLARRMGKKRIIAETGAGQHGVATATAAALFGMECEIYMGTDDMRRQALNVFRMQLLGAKVTPVDAGSRTLKDAINEAMRDWVTNVAHTHYLLGSVLGAHPYPWMVREFQSVIGREARAQILEREKRLPDLLIACVGGGSNAIGFFHEFLGDSAVRMIGVEAGGRGGALGEHAARFSGGKKGVLQGTLSFVLQDDNGQIAGTHSVSAGLDYPAVGPEHSFLHDQGRVEYTSVSDREALEAFQLLSRLEGIIPALESAHAVAELVRTAPRLDRDALVMINISGRGDKDVNEVSEILGRPQGDRPVFPSV, from the coding sequence ATGCAACCAGGTAACTCCGAATCATTGCCGCTGCCCGATCAACGCGGGCACTTCGGCCCGTACGGCGGCAGATTTGTTCCCGAGACCCTGATGGAACCCCTCCTGGAACTGGAGGCGGCCTTCCGGCAGGCACGTCTGGATCCCACTTTTCAAGCCGAGCTGGACGGCCTGCTGCGTGACTATTCGGGCCGGCCGACGTCGTTGACCCGCGCCTGCCGGCTGGCAAGCCACCTGGGTCGCTGCCTGGTCTATCTCAAGCGTGAGGATCTGAACCACACCGGCGCACACAAGATCAACAATGCCCTTGGGCAGATCCTGCTGGCGCGGCGCATGGGCAAGAAGCGCATCATCGCCGAAACCGGCGCGGGCCAGCATGGAGTCGCCACTGCGACTGCGGCCGCGCTTTTCGGAATGGAGTGCGAAATCTACATGGGAACCGACGACATGCGCCGCCAAGCGCTGAACGTCTTCCGCATGCAGCTGCTGGGTGCCAAGGTCACGCCCGTGGATGCCGGCAGCCGGACCCTGAAGGATGCCATCAACGAAGCGATGCGCGACTGGGTGACCAACGTCGCCCACACTCACTACCTTCTCGGCTCCGTTCTGGGAGCCCATCCCTATCCATGGATGGTGCGCGAGTTTCAATCGGTGATCGGCCGGGAGGCGCGCGCCCAGATCCTCGAGCGCGAGAAACGGCTGCCGGATCTCCTGATCGCCTGCGTCGGCGGCGGGAGCAACGCCATCGGCTTCTTCCACGAGTTTCTTGGCGACTCGGCTGTCCGCATGATCGGCGTGGAAGCAGGCGGGCGCGGAGGCGCCCTGGGGGAACACGCCGCCCGTTTTTCGGGTGGCAAAAAGGGAGTACTTCAGGGGACATTGAGCTTCGTGCTGCAGGACGACAACGGCCAGATTGCAGGCACCCATTCGGTTTCCGCAGGCCTGGATTATCCGGCGGTGGGACCCGAGCACTCGTTCCTGCACGATCAGGGGCGCGTCGAGTACACGTCGGTCTCCGACCGGGAAGCGCTGGAGGCCTTCCAGCTGCTGAGCCGGCTCGAGGGCATCATCCCGGCGTTGGAGAGCGCACATGCAGTGGCCGAGCTGGTCCGCACCGCACCCCGGCTGGATCGGGACGCTCTGGTCATGATCAACATCTCGGGGCGTGGAGATAAAGATGTCAACGAAGTGTCCGAGATATTAGGCAGACCACAAGGGGACAGGCCGGTGTTCCCATCGGTGTGA
- a CDS encoding phosphoribosylanthranilate isomerase, with protein sequence MRVRVKVCGITSYQDAALALDLGADALGFNFYPPSPRFIDFFAARDIICRLPPLATTVGVFVNVADPADVDESARVAGVQALQLHGDESADYCRRLGAWPLIKAVRVGKATVLENLREFPAQAFLLDSRDERRFGGTGKSFDWTLARGPVEGLRIILAGGLSAANVAEAIRIVQPYGLDVCSSVESRPGKKDAARLTAFMNEVFDATR encoded by the coding sequence ATGAGAGTGAGGGTGAAGGTTTGCGGAATCACGAGTTACCAGGACGCGGCTCTGGCGCTCGATCTGGGGGCTGACGCCCTCGGATTCAACTTTTATCCGCCCAGCCCGCGCTTCATCGACTTTTTCGCGGCGCGCGACATCATTTGCCGCCTGCCGCCGCTTGCCACAACGGTAGGCGTGTTCGTCAACGTCGCCGACCCGGCCGATGTGGACGAGAGTGCCCGGGTAGCCGGCGTGCAGGCTTTGCAGCTGCACGGCGACGAATCGGCCGACTACTGCCGCCGGCTCGGTGCCTGGCCCCTGATCAAGGCCGTGCGCGTCGGCAAGGCCACGGTCCTGGAGAACCTGCGCGAATTCCCCGCGCAGGCATTCCTCCTGGACTCGAGGGATGAACGCCGCTTCGGTGGGACGGGCAAATCCTTCGATTGGACGCTGGCACGCGGTCCGGTTGAGGGGCTGCGCATTATTTTGGCAGGCGGGCTGAGCGCGGCCAACGTGGCCGAAGCCATCCGCATCGTGCAGCCTTACGGATTGGACGTCTGCAGCAGCGTCGAAAGCCGCCCGGGGAAAAAGGACGCTGCGCGTCTGACTGCATTCATGAACGAGGTCTTTGATGCAACCAGGTAA